From Dendropsophus ebraccatus isolate aDenEbr1 chromosome 2, aDenEbr1.pat, whole genome shotgun sequence, a single genomic window includes:
- the LOC138784453 gene encoding transcription factor Sox-17-alpha-like — MSSPDGGYASDDQLQGKCSVPVMMPGLGQCQWTADTMNSSMGETKGKCETSNARSKAEARIRRPMNAFMVWAKDERKRLAQQNPDLHNAELSKMLGKSWKSLTLTEKRPFVEEAERLRVQHMQDHPNYKYRPRRRKQVKRMKRADSGFMHMSEPADPSILGSDGRMCVDNFNLGYPEQSYHHGQLPQSGHHYRESQVMGGHYESYSLPTPETSPLDIPESDHTFFTASVQEDCPMMPYGYNTAYASHPQSPATTLLGRHAPQNEQTGQGSPVQSMMGCQTPPQMYYSQMYMPNASRHHPVPQVSQPSPPPESQQIPRVEQVQQNEMLGEVDRTEFEQYLSYMAKSDVGMHYLAQEQTAENGLISSVLSDASTAVYYCSYSNV, encoded by the exons ATGAGCAGCCCTGATGGTGGATACGCCAGTGACGACCAGCTCCAGGGAAAGTGCTCAGTGCCAGTCATGATGCCCGGTCTGGGCCAGTGCCAGTGGACAGCAGACACCATGAACTCATCTATGGGAGAGACCAAAGGCAAGTGCGAAACTTCTAACGCCAGGAGCAAAGCTGAAGCCCGGATCCGACGTCCCATGAACGCATTTATGGTGTGGGCTAAGGATGAACGCAAGAGACTGGCCCAGCAGAACCCGGATCTGCACAACGCTGAGCTCAGCAAAATGCTAG GGAAATCCTGGAAATCTCTCACATTGACTGAGAAGCGACCCTTTGTGGAGGAAGCTGAGAGGCTGAGAGTACAACACATGCAGGATCATCCCAACTATAAGTACAGACCCAGGAGAAGGAAGCAGGTGAAGAGGAtgaagagggcagacagcggcTTTATGCACATGTCGGAGCCGGCCGACCCCTCCATACTGGGCAGTGATGGAAGGATGTGTGTGGACAACTTCAACCTTGGGTATCCAGAGCAGTCCTATCACCACGGCCAGCTACCCCAGAGTGGTCATCACTACAGAGAGTCTCAAGTCATGGGTGGCCACTATGAAAGCTACAGCTTGCCTACACCTGAAACATCGCCTCTGGATATACCCGAGTCTGATCATACATTCTTCACGGCTTCTGTCCAAGAAGATTGCCCTATGATGCCCTATGGTTACAACACAGCATATGCTTCTCACCCGCAGAGCCCTGCCACTACCCTGCTTGGTAGACATGCGCCACAGAATGAACAAACTGGGCAAGGAAGCCCTGTACAGAGTATGATGGGATGCCAGACCCCTCCGCAGATGTACTACAGCCAGATGTACATGCCCAATGCCAGTAGACATCACCCAGTCCCACAAGTTAGTCAACCCTCTCCGCCACCAGAGTCCCAACAGATCCCTAGAGTAGAGCAAGTGCAGCAGAATGAAATGTTGGGTGAGGTGGACAGGACTGAATTTGAGCAATATCTTAGTTACATGGCTAAGTCAGATGTAGGAATGCATTACCTAGCACAGGAGCAGACTGCAGAGAACGGCCTGATATCCTCCGTGTTGTCAGACGCCAGCACTGCTGTCTACTACTGTAGTTACTCCAATGTATGA